A single region of the Anaerostipes rhamnosivorans genome encodes:
- the pgeF gene encoding peptidoglycan editing factor PgeF encodes MHFKKSNENHSTKLNEGKVPYLTFSKLSRAGVVHGFSTREGGVSEGMFSSMNLSYTRGDDEAAVDENFRRIGEAVGFDHTKLVFSNQVHDTRIKRVGKDDCGKIMTGMDGLVTNVPGVPLYTGYADCVPLFFFDPEKKVAALAHSGWKGTVGRIGAKMVKNMQGGYGCRPEDIVAAVGPSICRDCYEVSEDVAEQFIKEFSGHPKEEFMDEKGNGKYQLDLWKANEIILTEAGILKEHLDITDLCTCCNSEYLFSHRATKGRRGNLGAFIVL; translated from the coding sequence ATGCATTTTAAGAAGTCAAACGAAAATCATTCCACAAAACTGAACGAAGGGAAGGTTCCATATCTGACATTCAGTAAGCTCAGCCGGGCAGGAGTCGTCCATGGCTTTTCCACCAGAGAGGGCGGAGTCAGCGAAGGGATGTTCTCATCCATGAATTTGAGCTATACAAGAGGAGACGATGAGGCGGCAGTAGATGAAAATTTCCGCAGGATCGGAGAGGCTGTCGGCTTCGACCACACAAAGCTTGTGTTTTCAAACCAGGTTCATGATACCCGGATCAAAAGAGTCGGAAAGGATGACTGCGGTAAGATCATGACGGGCATGGACGGGCTGGTGACAAATGTACCTGGTGTTCCTTTGTATACCGGGTATGCGGACTGTGTGCCGTTGTTTTTCTTTGATCCAGAGAAAAAGGTGGCAGCCCTGGCCCATTCCGGATGGAAGGGAACGGTTGGAAGGATCGGCGCTAAGATGGTCAAAAATATGCAGGGCGGATATGGATGCCGTCCGGAGGATATCGTAGCAGCTGTGGGACCGTCCATCTGTAGAGACTGTTATGAGGTCAGTGAGGACGTGGCGGAACAGTTTATAAAAGAGTTTTCCGGGCATCCAAAAGAGGAATTCATGGATGAAAAGGGAAACGGAAAGTATCAGCTGGATCTCTGGAAAGCGAATGAGATCATTTTAACAGAAGCAGGAATCTTAAAGGAACATCTGGATATCACTGACCTGTGTACCTGCTGTAACAGTGAGTATTTGTTTTCACACCGGGCGACCAAAGGACGGCGTGGAAATTTAGGGGCATTCATTGTGCTTTGA
- the lepB gene encoding signal peptidase I — MPFRTRRRAHRFYSELFFWASTVVIAVFVSFVVITFVGERTGVSGYSMEPTLKDKDSVLVDKITYRFRDPERFEVVVFPNPADRKETLVKRVIGLPGETVEIRSEQVYVNGQKVSHDYSKDHMTLPINVEGSITLKDDEYFVLGDNRNNSMDSRDIRVGPIYRKEIKGRVIFRLFPIGHAGRIR, encoded by the coding sequence ATGCCGTTTCGAACAAGGCGCAGGGCGCACCGTTTTTATTCTGAATTATTTTTTTGGGCCTCCACTGTGGTGATCGCAGTTTTTGTATCTTTTGTGGTCATTACTTTTGTGGGGGAAAGAACTGGGGTTTCTGGTTATTCCATGGAGCCTACTTTGAAGGATAAAGACAGCGTGCTGGTGGATAAGATCACGTACCGTTTTCGGGATCCGGAGCGGTTTGAGGTGGTGGTGTTCCCCAATCCTGCCGACAGAAAAGAAACGCTGGTAAAGAGAGTGATCGGGCTGCCGGGGGAGACGGTGGAGATCCGAAGTGAACAAGTGTATGTCAACGGACAGAAGGTCTCCCATGATTACTCCAAAGACCATATGACACTTCCTATCAACGTAGAGGGGAGTATCACATTAAAAGACGATGAATATTTTGTTCTTGGAGATAACAGAAACAACAGCATGGACAGCAGAGATATCCGTGTGGGGCCCATATACAGGAAAGAGATTAAGGGGAGAGTTATCTTCCGTCTGTTTCCAATCGGGCATGCGGGAAGAATCCGCTAG
- a CDS encoding YraN family protein: MRNQRKTGMEKEETACRFLVSQGYEVLERNFYSHFGEIDIVARDGEYLVFVEVKYRKNAAYGYPLEAVNGAKQQKIRKTAEYYLYRHNLFSVPARFDVVEILGKKIRVIKNAF, from the coding sequence ATGAGAAATCAGAGAAAAACCGGGATGGAGAAGGAAGAAACTGCGTGCCGGTTTTTGGTGTCCCAGGGTTACGAAGTACTGGAGAGGAATTTTTATTCCCATTTTGGGGAGATTGACATTGTCGCCAGAGACGGGGAATATCTCGTGTTTGTAGAAGTGAAGTACAGGAAAAATGCGGCATACGGATATCCTTTGGAGGCAGTCAATGGTGCAAAACAGCAGAAGATCCGCAAAACCGCGGAGTATTATCTATACCGGCACAACTTGTTTTCGGTGCCGGCAAGGTTTGATGTGGTAGAAATCTTAGGAAAGAAGATCAGGGTGATAAAAAATGCATTTTAA
- a CDS encoding response regulator transcription factor produces the protein MPKILIIEDDKEIRLLLSDFLSEHGYRTICKQEGRHIGETLEQQKIDLVLLDLMLPYKSGDQILPEIRSCSDVPVIVISAKGTTQNKIDLLRLGADDYITKPFDLEETLARIESSLRRAKLQIAPEHALEFQELTLDVEAHTVQVKGRELTLTAKEYKILELLMRYPDKIFSKSNLFQSVWNSEYFSEDNTLNVHISNLRNKMRTLSPDFEYIDTVWGIGYRLHKG, from the coding sequence ATGCCTAAGATATTGATCATTGAAGATGATAAGGAAATCCGTCTTCTTCTGTCTGATTTTTTAAGTGAACATGGATATAGGACAATCTGCAAGCAGGAGGGGCGCCATATTGGGGAAACCCTAGAACAACAAAAGATCGACCTGGTACTTTTGGATCTTATGCTCCCATATAAAAGTGGTGATCAGATCCTGCCAGAAATACGTTCCTGCTCTGATGTTCCGGTGATCGTCATTTCCGCAAAAGGTACCACTCAAAATAAAATTGATCTGCTCCGCCTGGGCGCTGATGACTATATCACAAAACCCTTTGACCTGGAAGAAACCCTGGCAAGAATCGAGAGCAGTCTGCGCAGGGCAAAGCTTCAGATAGCTCCAGAACATGCTCTTGAATTTCAGGAACTGACCTTGGATGTAGAGGCCCATACGGTACAAGTGAAAGGCCGGGAGCTTACACTGACCGCCAAGGAATATAAGATTCTGGAACTGCTCATGAGATATCCGGACAAAATATTTTCAAAATCCAATCTGTTTCAAAGTGTTTGGAACAGCGAATATTTCAGTGAAGATAATACGTTAAACGTCCATATCAGCAATTTGAGAAATAAGATGAGGACTCTGTCACCAGACTTTGAATATATTGATACCGTCTGGGGCATCGGATACCGCCTGCACAAGGGCTGA
- the ylqF gene encoding ribosome biogenesis GTPase YlqF — protein sequence MQFQWYPGHMTKAKRMMQENIKLIDIVIELVDARIPFGSRNPDIDQLAQNKSRLILLNKTDLADSRKTELWEQYFKEKGFFVGKVNSQKGTGVKAVQGIVMEACKDKIERDRKRGIKNRPIRAMIAGIPNVGKSTFINSLVGKACTKTGNKPGVTKGKQWIKLNKNIELLDTPGILWPKFEDQTVGLHLALIGSIKEEILNREEMAMELIPFLVKEYPGILAGRYQVDEESNTLKILEQIAENRHCKEKGNQLDYEKAAHILLEEYRNGKLGKISLEVPADYEE from the coding sequence ATGCAGTTTCAATGGTACCCAGGTCATATGACCAAGGCAAAGAGAATGATGCAGGAAAATATCAAGCTGATCGATATTGTGATCGAATTGGTAGATGCCAGGATCCCATTTGGCAGCAGAAATCCTGATATTGACCAGCTGGCCCAGAACAAGTCCAGGCTGATACTGCTGAACAAGACAGATCTTGCAGACAGCAGAAAAACAGAACTGTGGGAGCAGTACTTCAAAGAGAAGGGCTTTTTCGTTGGAAAAGTCAATTCTCAGAAAGGAACAGGCGTCAAGGCGGTCCAGGGGATTGTTATGGAAGCCTGCAAGGATAAGATTGAGAGGGACCGGAAAAGAGGAATCAAGAACCGCCCCATCCGTGCGATGATCGCAGGGATCCCTAATGTTGGAAAGTCTACTTTTATCAACAGTCTGGTGGGAAAAGCCTGCACTAAGACGGGAAATAAACCGGGAGTGACCAAAGGAAAGCAGTGGATCAAGCTGAACAAGAACATTGAACTTTTGGACACGCCGGGAATCTTATGGCCCAAGTTTGAAGACCAGACCGTAGGCCTTCATCTGGCACTGATCGGTTCCATCAAGGAAGAGATTTTGAACAGGGAAGAGATGGCCATGGAACTGATTCCGTTTTTGGTGAAAGAATATCCGGGGATTTTAGCCGGCCGCTACCAAGTGGACGAGGAGAGCAATACATTAAAGATTTTAGAACAGATCGCAGAGAACCGTCACTGCAAAGAAAAAGGGAATCAGCTGGACTATGAGAAGGCTGCACATATTCTGCTGGAAGAGTACAGGAATGGAAAGCTTGGTAAGATCTCGCTGGAAGTTCCCGCTGACTATGAGGAGTAA
- the rimM gene encoding ribosome maturation factor RimM (Essential for efficient processing of 16S rRNA), with amino-acid sequence MEDMFQVGAIASTHGVRGEVKIYPMTDDVERFKDLKEVLLDTGKEMRLLHVQSCKFFKNQPILKFQEFDDINDIEQYKRCGLFVTRENAVKLDENEFFIADILGFDVYRETGEKLGILDDVLQTGANDVYVVKMEDGKEVLLPAIKDCIKKVSLEEKRIDVFVMKGLLDE; translated from the coding sequence ATGGAAGATATGTTTCAGGTGGGGGCCATTGCCTCGACCCATGGTGTCCGCGGAGAGGTTAAGATCTACCCCATGACTGACGATGTAGAACGGTTTAAAGACCTAAAAGAAGTTTTGCTGGATACTGGAAAGGAAATGCGTTTGCTGCATGTGCAGTCCTGCAAATTCTTTAAGAACCAGCCGATTTTAAAATTTCAAGAGTTTGATGATATCAATGACATCGAGCAGTATAAACGCTGCGGACTGTTTGTCACCAGGGAGAATGCGGTCAAACTCGATGAGAATGAGTTTTTTATCGCAGATATCCTGGGATTTGATGTCTACAGGGAAACTGGAGAAAAACTGGGGATATTGGACGATGTACTCCAAACTGGTGCCAATGACGTGTATGTAGTAAAAATGGAAGACGGGAAAGAAGTATTGCTTCCGGCTATCAAGGACTGTATAAAGAAGGTTTCTCTGGAAGAAAAGAGGATCGACGTTTTTGTAATGAAAGGATTGTTGGATGAATAA
- a CDS encoding ATP-binding cassette domain-containing protein — MGSTVLEAHGLTKIFRHTPVLDHVDLTVEKGKIYGFIGQNGAGKTTFLRITAGLSFASKGTLSLWGRQSRADLQEQRKRMGCMIETPALYPNLTAFQNMEVQRLSRGIPGKSIIADCLRLVGLEDTAKKPVRNFSLGMRQRLGIGIALLNTPEFLILDEPINGLDPAGIVEIRSLLRHLNKEYGMTILVSSHILEELYQTASQFILIHKGRIIEELSDSQLNEQCKRHIAIKTTNPQSALLALEKKLHTEQLRLMPDGTIRLYESLDDVETVARLLSESGILVTGLNLSGDTLEDYFLRKVGKASHESTVQV, encoded by the coding sequence ATGGGTTCTACAGTTTTAGAGGCACACGGCCTTACAAAAATTTTTAGACATACTCCAGTTCTGGACCACGTAGATCTGACGGTGGAAAAAGGCAAAATATACGGTTTCATAGGGCAAAACGGAGCAGGAAAGACTACATTTCTCCGCATTACAGCCGGCCTTTCCTTTGCCTCTAAGGGCACGCTTTCTCTCTGGGGCAGGCAGAGCAGGGCGGATCTGCAGGAACAGCGTAAAAGAATGGGCTGCATGATCGAGACACCGGCTCTGTATCCTAATCTGACCGCTTTTCAAAACATGGAGGTACAACGCCTTTCCCGCGGTATCCCCGGCAAATCTATAATCGCAGATTGTCTGCGTCTGGTGGGCCTTGAGGACACCGCAAAAAAACCGGTGAGAAACTTCTCCCTTGGAATGCGCCAACGCCTGGGCATCGGAATTGCACTGTTAAATACCCCGGAATTTTTAATCCTGGACGAACCTATCAACGGACTCGATCCCGCTGGTATCGTTGAAATACGCAGTCTTCTCAGACATCTGAACAAAGAATATGGAATGACCATCCTGGTATCCAGCCACATTCTGGAGGAGCTGTACCAGACAGCATCACAATTTATCCTGATCCACAAAGGACGTATCATTGAAGAGCTCTCAGACAGCCAGTTAAATGAACAGTGCAAAAGACATATCGCTATAAAAACAACGAATCCCCAAAGTGCTCTCCTGGCACTGGAGAAGAAACTGCACACAGAACAGCTCCGCCTTATGCCCGACGGAACGATACGCCTGTATGAATCTCTGGATGATGTAGAGACGGTGGCCCGGCTTTTGTCAGAGTCCGGCATCCTTGTGACCGGTTTAAACCTGTCCGGCGATACTTTAGAAGATTATTTCTTAAGAAAGGTAGGTAAGGCTTCCCATGAATCAACTGTTCAAGTCTGA
- a CDS encoding ribonuclease HII encodes MTKQEEKRLEKLNAEKERMHGMFFYEREYGSFSHICGIDEVGRGPFAGPVVAAAVILPKDCDILYLNDSKKVSAKKREALYDEIYEKAVAVGIGMVSEKVIDEINILNATYEAMMMAVSKLSVVPDLLLNDAVTIPGIDIEQVPIIKGDAKSASIAAASIVAKVTRDRMMEEYDQIYPQYQFAKNKGYGTKAHIEAIKESGICDLHRRTFVRKYI; translated from the coding sequence ATGACGAAACAGGAAGAAAAACGATTAGAAAAGTTAAACGCAGAGAAGGAACGTATGCATGGGATGTTTTTCTATGAAAGGGAATACGGAAGCTTCTCCCATATATGCGGTATTGACGAAGTGGGCCGGGGGCCGTTTGCAGGGCCGGTGGTTGCCGCGGCGGTCATCCTTCCGAAGGACTGTGATATTTTATATTTGAATGATTCCAAGAAAGTTTCTGCAAAAAAGAGAGAAGCTTTGTATGATGAGATATACGAAAAAGCTGTTGCGGTGGGGATCGGTATGGTATCGGAAAAGGTGATCGATGAGATCAACATCTTAAATGCAACCTATGAAGCTATGATGATGGCTGTGTCAAAGCTTTCTGTTGTACCGGATCTTTTATTGAATGACGCAGTCACAATTCCGGGAATTGACATAGAACAGGTGCCGATCATCAAGGGAGACGCAAAGAGCGCTTCCATCGCTGCGGCAAGTATTGTGGCAAAGGTGACCAGAGACCGGATGATGGAAGAGTACGACCAGATCTATCCCCAGTACCAGTTTGCGAAAAATAAAGGGTATGGAACAAAAGCCCACATTGAGGCAATCAAGGAATCCGGGATCTGTGACCTTCACCGGAGGACATTTGTTAGGAAGTACATATGA
- the trmD gene encoding tRNA (guanosine(37)-N1)-methyltransferase TrmD, with translation MNKFHVLTLFPEMIENGCNTSILGRAAEAGHISVEAVNIRDFTRDKHKKVDDYPYGGGAGMVMQAEPIYLAYQHIEEKMEKKPRVIYVTPQGKVFHQEMAKEFAKEEELVFLCGHYEGVDERVLEEIVTDYVSIGDYVLTGGELPAMVMIDAISRLVPGVLNNGESAEYESFENGMLEYPQYTRPPEFLGRKVPEVLLSGHHAKIEEWRKEQSYRRTKERRPDLLIK, from the coding sequence ATGAATAAGTTTCATGTCTTGACCCTGTTTCCGGAAATGATTGAAAACGGATGCAATACAAGTATTTTAGGCCGTGCGGCAGAGGCAGGGCATATCAGCGTGGAAGCGGTCAATATCCGTGATTTTACCAGGGACAAGCATAAAAAGGTGGATGATTACCCATATGGAGGGGGAGCTGGCATGGTCATGCAGGCAGAACCGATTTACCTGGCTTATCAGCATATAGAAGAAAAGATGGAAAAGAAACCAAGGGTCATTTATGTGACCCCTCAGGGGAAAGTCTTCCACCAGGAGATGGCAAAAGAATTTGCAAAGGAAGAAGAACTTGTCTTTTTATGCGGCCACTATGAAGGCGTGGATGAGCGGGTGTTAGAGGAAATCGTCACAGATTATGTCTCCATCGGGGACTATGTCTTGACTGGCGGGGAACTTCCGGCCATGGTGATGATTGATGCGATTTCAAGGCTGGTCCCGGGAGTGCTCAACAACGGTGAGTCGGCAGAGTATGAGTCCTTTGAAAACGGGATGCTGGAATATCCCCAGTATACCAGGCCACCGGAGTTCCTCGGCAGAAAAGTACCTGAGGTGTTGCTTTCCGGGCACCATGCAAAGATTGAAGAATGGAGAAAAGAACAGTCTTATCGGAGGACGAAGGAGAGAAGGCCGGATCTGCTCATAAAATAG
- a CDS encoding DUF885 domain-containing protein, whose translation MMKRRKQLISLLLSLMLAVSLAGCSLPSGQGGTDQAETASEQQAKTNVQKEFDKFLSRQVKESLSDNTLNLHYQLKNPEKYGIKKDKVSIGHIVPGTDEKALKENKKTASELAEFDRSSLTEDQKLTYDILKDYLDMLIEDEKYPLYSNIIGDVSGLQSNLPVTLAEYQFYRKKDIEDYLELLSQIPDYFTEAGEYLKAQSKAGLYVTDQTADNAVKQINDFLKESGKKNILNATFKERISSFSGLSKKQKAEYSKKNKKLLTGSVYPAFRNLKKTILSLKGTGKNSGGICKLKNGKDYYQLVLRQRTGTAKSIKELELKLIQRMQSCIKQMMRLMENDKSLQKKFYNFDPVMTNPKKILADLEKQAKKDYPPLKKVNYKIKYVPEALEDTLSPAFYMVPPIDDETENTIYINKGSTDNSSLYTTLAHEGYPGHLYENNYFLSTDPDDIRLILDFPGYSEGWATYVEMHAYDYVPYDKSVGKLKRVNDEMNMCLGSYLDIKVNYSGWSLSKAKDFMKNMGYGTSGVENLYRLVAAEPGYYLKYYAGALEFQELRSKASKELGKKFKIKEFHKAILENGPSNFATVRKAVEAYIKENK comes from the coding sequence ATGATGAAAAGAAGAAAACAACTGATCTCCCTGCTGCTTTCCCTGATGCTTGCGGTTTCTCTGGCAGGATGCAGTCTTCCATCCGGACAGGGTGGTACAGATCAGGCTGAGACTGCATCAGAGCAGCAGGCAAAGACCAATGTACAAAAAGAGTTTGACAAGTTTTTAAGCCGCCAGGTAAAAGAGAGCCTTTCGGACAACACACTGAATCTTCACTATCAGTTGAAGAATCCGGAAAAGTATGGAATAAAAAAGGACAAGGTTTCCATTGGGCATATTGTCCCGGGTACTGACGAAAAGGCACTGAAGGAAAACAAAAAGACGGCCTCTGAACTTGCTGAGTTTGACAGGAGCAGCCTGACAGAGGATCAGAAGCTGACTTATGATATATTAAAGGATTATCTGGATATGCTGATTGAGGACGAAAAGTATCCTCTGTACTCCAATATCATCGGGGATGTATCCGGGCTTCAGTCCAATCTTCCGGTGACGCTGGCTGAATATCAGTTTTATAGAAAGAAGGATATCGAGGATTATTTGGAGCTGTTAAGCCAGATCCCTGATTATTTTACAGAGGCAGGGGAATATCTGAAAGCACAGTCCAAAGCCGGCCTTTATGTGACAGATCAAACGGCAGACAATGCGGTAAAACAGATCAATGATTTTTTGAAGGAGAGCGGGAAAAAGAATATTTTAAACGCCACCTTTAAGGAGCGTATCTCTTCGTTTTCCGGGCTGAGTAAAAAGCAGAAGGCCGAATATAGCAAAAAGAATAAAAAGCTGCTCACCGGTTCTGTTTATCCTGCATTCCGGAATTTAAAAAAGACCATACTTTCCCTAAAAGGTACGGGAAAAAACAGCGGGGGCATATGCAAGCTTAAAAACGGCAAGGACTATTATCAACTGGTGCTGCGGCAGAGGACAGGGACAGCTAAGTCCATCAAGGAGCTGGAACTGAAGTTGATCCAGCGGATGCAAAGCTGTATAAAACAGATGATGCGGCTCATGGAGAATGACAAGAGCCTCCAGAAAAAGTTTTATAACTTTGACCCTGTGATGACAAATCCTAAAAAGATTTTAGCAGACTTGGAGAAGCAGGCGAAAAAGGATTATCCGCCGCTTAAAAAAGTCAATTATAAGATCAAATATGTGCCGGAAGCACTGGAGGATACCTTAAGCCCTGCCTTTTATATGGTTCCGCCTATTGATGATGAGACGGAAAATACTATTTATATCAACAAAGGTTCCACAGATAACAGCAGCCTCTACACTACGTTAGCCCATGAAGGCTATCCGGGGCATCTCTATGAGAATAATTATTTCCTCAGCACAGATCCGGATGATATACGGCTGATCTTAGATTTCCCCGGTTATTCCGAGGGATGGGCCACCTATGTGGAAATGCATGCATACGATTACGTGCCCTACGATAAATCTGTCGGAAAGTTAAAGCGGGTGAACGATGAGATGAACATGTGCCTGGGAAGTTATCTGGACATCAAAGTCAACTACAGTGGCTGGAGTCTTAGCAAGGCGAAGGATTTTATGAAGAATATGGGGTACGGTACCTCTGGTGTTGAAAATCTATATCGTCTTGTGGCGGCAGAACCCGGTTATTACCTTAAGTATTATGCAGGAGCCCTGGAGTTCCAGGAACTACGGAGCAAAGCTTCCAAGGAACTCGGCAAGAAGTTTAAAATAAAAGAGTTTCACAAAGCCATCCTTGAAAATGGCCCGAGTAATTTTGCAACTGTGAGAAAAGCTGTTGAGGCATACATCAAAGAAAATAAGTAG
- the rplS gene encoding 50S ribosomal protein L19, which yields MNDIIKSIEDAQLKEVADFRTGDTVKVYGKVKEGNRERIQVFEGTVIKRQNGGARETFTVRKNSSGIGVEKTWPVHSPIIEKIEVVRKGKVRRAKLYYLRDRVGKAAKVKERV from the coding sequence ATGAACGATATCATTAAAAGCATCGAAGATGCACAGTTAAAAGAAGTTGCAGATTTCAGAACAGGTGATACTGTAAAAGTATACGGAAAAGTAAAAGAAGGAAACCGTGAGAGAATCCAGGTATTTGAGGGAACTGTCATCAAAAGACAGAACGGCGGAGCCCGTGAGACATTTACTGTCCGCAAGAATTCCAGCGGTATCGGCGTAGAAAAAACATGGCCTGTACATTCTCCGATCATCGAAAAGATCGAAGTAGTGCGCAAAGGTAAGGTTAGACGCGCGAAGTTATACTACTTACGTGACCGTGTAGGTAAAGCTGCGAAAGTAAAAGAAAGAGTATAG
- the lepB gene encoding signal peptidase I: protein MSGYTVTYQMRKKKRQRRDKIVAYLLAFVAVIFAAFLIVRFLCASYTVQGDSMLPTYQSGEKRLVNRLIYKVKSPSRYDIILFESEDENNRQYYVKRVIGLPGETVTIKNGDVYVDGRKARSFGTEKILSPGLAADGVKLSKNQYFVIGDNYNNSEDSRSAVVGNVKKTQIIGKVGMKYWPFG from the coding sequence GTGAGTGGTTATACGGTAACGTATCAGATGAGAAAGAAAAAAAGACAGAGACGGGATAAGATCGTGGCCTATCTGCTGGCTTTTGTGGCCGTTATTTTTGCCGCATTTTTAATTGTTCGATTTCTCTGTGCCAGCTATACGGTCCAGGGAGATTCCATGCTTCCCACATATCAGAGCGGGGAAAAAAGGCTTGTGAACCGCCTGATTTATAAAGTGAAAAGTCCGTCGCGATATGATATAATATTGTTCGAATCCGAAGATGAAAATAACCGGCAGTATTATGTAAAGAGAGTCATCGGGCTTCCTGGTGAGACGGTAACGATCAAGAATGGAGACGTTTACGTGGACGGCAGAAAAGCCAGAAGCTTCGGAACAGAAAAGATCCTGTCCCCGGGACTGGCGGCCGACGGTGTGAAACTTTCCAAGAATCAATATTTTGTTATAGGAGATAATTACAATAACAGCGAAGATTCCAGAAGTGCTGTTGTGGGAAATGTAAAGAAGACACAGATTATAGGTAAGGTCGGCATGAAGTATTGGCCTTTTGGATAA
- the der gene encoding ribosome biogenesis GTPase Der, with protein MSKPIVAIVGRPNVGKSTLFNALAGENISIVKDTPGVTRDRIYADISWLNYNFTLIDTGGIEPDSGDVILSRMREQAQIAIETADVIVFLVDVRQGLVDADFQVADMLRRSRKPVVLAVNKVDNYDKFLADTYEFYNLGLGDPHPVSANSKLGFGDLLDEVVENCDPEALEEEEDERPKIAIIGKPNAGKSSIINKMLGEERVIVSDVAGTTRDAIDTVIEKNGKEYVFIDTAGLRRKNKIKEELERYSVIRTVSAVERCDVAVLVIDATEGITEQDAKIAGIAHERGKGMIIAVNKWDLVEKDDKTIYKFTNKIREVLAYMSYAELVFISAKTGQRFPKIFDMLDAVIENHAMRVQTGVLNEILTEAVAMKQPPSDKGKRLKLYYMTQVSVKPPTFVVFINDKQLMHFSYTRYIENQIRNTFGFRGTPIHIIARERKEK; from the coding sequence ATGAGTAAACCGATAGTAGCAATTGTGGGAAGGCCGAACGTGGGAAAATCCACGCTGTTCAACGCACTTGCGGGCGAGAATATCTCTATAGTAAAGGATACGCCCGGAGTGACCAGAGACAGGATTTATGCGGACATTTCCTGGCTGAATTATAATTTTACACTGATTGATACCGGAGGGATCGAGCCGGACTCAGGAGATGTGATCCTTTCCAGAATGCGGGAGCAGGCACAGATCGCCATTGAGACGGCCGATGTCATCGTTTTCCTGGTGGATGTCAGACAGGGCTTGGTGGATGCTGACTTCCAAGTGGCAGACATGCTGAGACGTTCCAGAAAGCCGGTCGTCCTGGCAGTCAACAAGGTGGACAACTATGATAAGTTCCTGGCGGATACCTATGAGTTTTATAATCTGGGGCTGGGAGACCCTCATCCGGTTTCTGCAAACTCCAAGTTAGGGTTCGGTGACCTGCTGGATGAAGTGGTAGAGAACTGTGATCCTGAGGCGTTGGAGGAAGAAGAGGATGAACGGCCGAAGATTGCCATCATCGGAAAACCAAATGCAGGAAAGTCTTCGATCATCAATAAGATGCTTGGTGAGGAGAGAGTCATAGTCTCTGACGTTGCGGGCACCACAAGAGATGCCATCGACACCGTCATTGAGAAAAACGGCAAAGAATACGTGTTTATCGACACTGCCGGGCTGCGCAGAAAGAATAAGATCAAAGAGGAACTGGAGCGCTACAGCGTGATCCGTACTGTATCTGCCGTGGAGAGGTGTGATGTGGCAGTCCTGGTCATCGACGCCACGGAAGGCATCACAGAACAGGACGCAAAGATCGCGGGGATTGCCCATGAGAGAGGCAAGGGAATGATCATAGCGGTCAATAAATGGGATCTTGTGGAGAAGGATGACAAGACGATTTATAAGTTTACCAACAAGATTCGTGAAGTCCTGGCTTACATGTCCTATGCGGAGTTAGTTTTTATCTCAGCGAAGACAGGACAGCGCTTTCCGAAGATTTTTGATATGCTTGACGCTGTCATCGAGAACCACGCAATGCGTGTGCAGACCGGAGTGCTGAACGAGATTCTGACAGAGGCAGTGGCCATGAAGCAGCCGCCGTCCGACAAGGGAAAACGCCTGAAACTCTACTATATGACACAGGTATCGGTAAAACCGCCGACTTTCGTTGTGTTTATCAATGACAAGCAGCTGATGCATTTTTCATATACCCGTTATATTGAAAACCAGATCCGGAATACTTTTGGATTCCGGGGTACGCCGATTCATATCATTGCGCGGGAAAGGAAGGAAAAGTAA